One Nocardia sp. BMG111209 DNA segment encodes these proteins:
- a CDS encoding DJ-1/PfpI family protein encodes MSENLPRRALIAVSSYHGVIYPDGTKTGLFYTEALHPFEVFTRAGIEVDLASETGTFGLDDLSLTERFLSGDDRSVFDDPKHPFNVKLNSQLRTAAEVDRTEYGLFFASAGHAALYDYPNAHALQAVGADVWARGGIVAAICHGPVILAGIIDSRTGRSIADGRTVTGFTVEGEIVLNVLEKLESDKVQPVVDVVSNAGADYSSPMHPFDDYSITAGRLITGADPASARSAAERVVTAFDSLTAA; translated from the coding sequence ATGTCCGAGAACCTTCCCCGTAGGGCACTGATCGCCGTCAGCAGCTACCACGGGGTCATCTATCCCGACGGCACGAAGACCGGCCTCTTCTACACCGAGGCGCTGCATCCCTTCGAGGTGTTCACCCGCGCCGGTATCGAGGTCGACCTCGCCTCGGAAACGGGCACGTTCGGCCTGGACGACCTCTCCCTGACCGAACGCTTCCTGTCGGGCGACGACAGGTCGGTCTTCGACGATCCGAAGCATCCGTTCAACGTGAAATTGAACTCGCAGTTGCGCACGGCCGCCGAGGTGGACAGGACCGAGTACGGACTGTTCTTCGCCTCCGCCGGCCATGCCGCGCTCTACGACTATCCGAACGCTCACGCGCTACAGGCCGTCGGCGCCGACGTCTGGGCACGCGGCGGAATCGTCGCGGCCATATGTCACGGACCGGTGATCCTGGCCGGAATCATCGACTCCCGGACCGGCCGTTCCATTGCCGACGGCAGAACCGTCACCGGATTCACCGTCGAGGGCGAGATCGTGCTGAACGTCCTCGAGAAACTCGAATCCGACAAGGTGCAGCCGGTCGTCGACGTGGTGAGCAATGCCGGGGCGGACTACAGCTCCCCCATGCACCCGTTCGACGATTACTCCATCACGGCCGGGCGGTTGATCACCGGCGCCGATCCGGCCAGTGCGCGCAGCGCCGCGGAGCGGGTCGTGACGGCGTTCGACAGCCTCACCGCGGCGTAG